One Micromonospora eburnea genomic region harbors:
- a CDS encoding lysophospholipid acyltransferase family protein, translated as MPLLYTIGKLTVAPALRLAFRPTVEGLENIPATGGAIFAGNHLSVADELFIGTVVPRHLAFWAKSEYFKGTGVKGRFSKFVLTGLGAIPVERAGGRAALSAFDAAIPVLKAGDLVAVYPEGTRSPDGRLYRGRTGAARLALAAGVPIIPVGMIGTDKVQPIGTRVPRPGRAEIIVRIGKPLDFTDRPDDRTSLREITDEVMAEIQRLTGQEYVPRYAPKRSEPADDPAA; from the coding sequence GTGCCCCTGCTCTACACCATCGGCAAGCTCACCGTGGCGCCCGCGCTCCGGTTGGCCTTCCGTCCGACCGTGGAGGGGTTGGAGAACATCCCGGCGACCGGTGGGGCGATCTTCGCGGGCAATCATCTGTCCGTCGCCGACGAACTCTTCATCGGCACCGTGGTGCCCCGGCACCTGGCCTTCTGGGCCAAGTCGGAGTACTTCAAGGGCACCGGTGTGAAGGGCCGCTTCTCCAAGTTCGTGCTCACCGGGCTGGGCGCCATCCCGGTCGAACGGGCCGGCGGTCGCGCGGCGCTGTCCGCGTTCGACGCGGCCATCCCGGTGCTCAAAGCCGGTGACCTGGTGGCTGTCTATCCGGAGGGCACCCGCTCGCCGGACGGGCGGCTCTACCGCGGTCGCACGGGCGCGGCCCGGCTGGCGCTGGCCGCCGGCGTGCCGATCATCCCGGTCGGCATGATCGGCACCGACAAGGTCCAGCCGATCGGGACCCGGGTTCCCCGACCGGGCAGGGCCGAGATCATCGTCCGGATCGGCAAGCCGCTGGACTTCACCGACCGGCCGGACGACCGGACCTCGCTGCGCGAGATCACCGACGAGGTGATGGCCGAGATCCAGCGGCTGACCGGCCAGGAGTACGTTCCGCGCTACGCCCCCAAGCGCAGCGAGCCCGCCGACGACCCGGCCGCCTGA
- the ileS gene encoding isoleucine--tRNA ligase produces MAYPLHDPTAAGVPASPDLPAVERWVLEHWTADKTFEASVEARPAGENGKNEYVFYDGPPFANGLPHYGHLFTGYVKDVVPRYQTMRGKHVERRFGWDCHGLPAEVVAEKQLGITSKAEILDLGVARFNEACRTSVLEFTQDWERYVTRQARWVDFANDYKTLDLDYMESVMWAFKTLHDKGLVYEGFRVLAYCWRCETPLSNTETRMDDVYKDRHDPTLTVWFELTPDESAPEPVRGPVKLGVWTTTPWTLPSNLALAVGPDIEYAVLERDGSRHLVGAARLAAYAKELEGYEQVGTVRGADLAGRRYTPLYDFLVEQAGENAYQVLGADFVTTEDGTGIVHLAPAFGEDDQNVCNAAGIPTVVTVDDHTRFTALVPPYQGEQVFDVNKSVIRELKERRVVLRQDTYTHSYPHCWRCDTPLVYKAVSSWFVAVTTFKDRMVELNQQINWTPGHIKDGSFGKWLANARDWSISRNRFWGSPIPVWKSDDPNYPRVDVYGSLADLERDFGVRLTDLHRPAVDDLVRPNPDDPTGKSMMRRVPEVLDCWFESGSMPFAQVHYPFENREWFEHHYPGDFIVEYIGQTRGWFYTMHVLATALFDRPAFRNCLSHGILLGSDGRKMSKSLRNYPDVYHVFDSYGSDAMRWMLMSSPVLRGGDMPVTEAGIRDAVRQVLLPLWNVWYFFSLYANADGYTARRRTDSTDLLDRYVLAKTNELVSTVQGQLDAYDVSGACATVRSYLDALTNWYVRRSRDRFWAGDADAFDTLWTVLETLCRVVAPLAPLTVEEIWRGLTGERSVHLTDWPSADEFPVDHELVSAMDNVRAVASAALSLRKAKALRVRLPLSKLTVASPVAAQLRPFADLVADEVNVKAVEFTDEVSAYCQQVLTVVPRALGPRVGKAVQQVIKAVKAGEWELHDGAPVAAGVTLAEGEYELRLVAADAEHSAPLPGGEGVVVLDTRVTPELAAEGLARDVVRVVQQARRDADLDISDRIVVSVSASEEVRTAVAAHLDFVAREVLAESIDFAEGVEGFPGEVGDGERVTVAVRRV; encoded by the coding sequence ATGGCCTATCCGTTGCACGACCCGACCGCCGCCGGCGTCCCGGCGAGCCCGGACCTGCCCGCGGTCGAGCGCTGGGTCCTGGAGCACTGGACGGCCGACAAGACCTTCGAGGCGTCGGTCGAGGCCCGCCCCGCCGGGGAGAACGGGAAGAACGAGTACGTCTTCTACGACGGCCCGCCGTTCGCCAACGGCCTGCCGCACTACGGCCACCTCTTCACCGGCTACGTCAAGGACGTGGTGCCGCGCTACCAGACCATGCGCGGCAAGCACGTCGAGCGCCGGTTCGGCTGGGACTGCCACGGCCTGCCGGCCGAGGTGGTGGCCGAGAAGCAGCTCGGCATCACCAGCAAGGCGGAGATCCTCGACCTGGGGGTGGCCCGGTTCAACGAGGCCTGCCGGACCTCGGTGCTGGAGTTCACCCAGGACTGGGAGCGGTACGTCACCCGGCAGGCCCGCTGGGTCGACTTCGCCAACGACTACAAGACGCTCGACCTGGACTACATGGAAAGCGTCATGTGGGCCTTCAAGACCCTGCACGACAAGGGTCTGGTCTACGAGGGCTTCCGGGTGCTGGCGTACTGCTGGCGCTGCGAGACGCCGCTGTCGAACACCGAGACCCGGATGGACGACGTCTACAAGGACCGGCACGACCCGACCCTGACGGTCTGGTTCGAGCTGACCCCGGACGAGTCGGCCCCCGAGCCGGTGCGTGGGCCGGTCAAGCTCGGCGTCTGGACCACCACGCCGTGGACCCTGCCGTCGAACCTGGCGCTCGCCGTCGGCCCCGACATCGAGTACGCGGTGCTGGAGCGCGACGGCTCCCGCCACCTGGTGGGTGCCGCGCGGCTGGCCGCGTACGCCAAGGAGCTGGAGGGGTACGAGCAGGTCGGCACCGTGCGCGGCGCGGACCTGGCCGGGCGCCGCTACACCCCGCTGTACGACTTCCTGGTCGAGCAGGCCGGGGAGAACGCGTACCAGGTGCTCGGCGCGGACTTCGTCACCACCGAGGACGGCACCGGGATCGTGCACCTGGCGCCCGCCTTCGGCGAGGACGACCAGAACGTCTGCAACGCGGCCGGCATCCCGACCGTTGTCACCGTGGACGACCACACCCGGTTCACCGCGCTCGTCCCGCCGTACCAGGGCGAGCAGGTCTTCGACGTGAACAAGTCGGTGATCCGGGAGCTGAAGGAGCGGCGGGTGGTGCTCCGGCAAGACACCTACACCCACTCGTACCCGCACTGCTGGCGCTGCGACACCCCGCTGGTCTACAAGGCGGTGTCGTCCTGGTTCGTGGCGGTGACGACGTTCAAGGACCGGATGGTCGAGCTGAACCAGCAGATCAACTGGACCCCGGGGCACATCAAGGACGGCTCGTTCGGCAAGTGGCTGGCCAACGCCCGGGACTGGTCGATCAGCCGGAACCGGTTCTGGGGCTCGCCGATCCCGGTGTGGAAGTCCGACGACCCGAACTACCCGCGGGTCGACGTGTACGGGTCGCTGGCCGACCTGGAGCGGGACTTCGGCGTACGCCTGACCGACCTGCACCGGCCGGCGGTGGACGACCTGGTCCGCCCCAACCCGGACGACCCGACCGGCAAGTCGATGATGCGCCGGGTGCCGGAGGTGCTGGACTGCTGGTTCGAGTCCGGCTCGATGCCGTTCGCCCAGGTGCACTACCCGTTCGAGAACCGTGAGTGGTTCGAGCACCACTACCCGGGTGACTTCATCGTCGAGTACATCGGGCAGACCCGCGGCTGGTTCTACACCATGCACGTGCTGGCCACCGCGCTGTTCGACCGGCCGGCCTTCCGCAACTGCCTCAGCCACGGCATCCTGCTCGGCTCGGACGGGCGCAAGATGTCCAAGAGCCTGCGCAACTACCCGGACGTCTACCACGTCTTCGACTCGTACGGGTCGGACGCGATGCGCTGGATGCTGATGTCCTCGCCGGTGCTGCGCGGCGGCGACATGCCGGTGACCGAGGCGGGCATCCGGGACGCGGTGCGCCAGGTGCTGCTGCCGCTGTGGAACGTCTGGTACTTCTTCTCGCTCTATGCCAACGCCGACGGGTACACCGCCCGTCGACGGACCGACTCGACGGATCTGCTCGACCGGTACGTGCTGGCGAAGACGAACGAGCTGGTGTCGACGGTCCAGGGGCAGCTGGACGCGTACGACGTCTCCGGGGCCTGCGCCACCGTCCGGTCCTACCTGGACGCGCTGACCAACTGGTACGTGCGCCGATCCCGGGACCGGTTCTGGGCGGGGGACGCCGACGCGTTCGACACCCTGTGGACGGTGCTGGAGACGCTGTGCCGGGTGGTGGCGCCGCTGGCGCCGCTGACCGTCGAGGAGATCTGGCGCGGCCTCACCGGCGAGCGGTCGGTGCACCTGACCGACTGGCCGTCGGCGGACGAGTTCCCGGTCGACCACGAGCTGGTCTCCGCGATGGACAACGTGCGGGCCGTCGCCTCGGCGGCGCTGTCGCTGCGCAAGGCCAAGGCGCTGCGGGTCCGGCTGCCGCTGTCGAAGCTGACCGTGGCCTCGCCCGTCGCCGCCCAGCTGCGGCCCTTCGCCGACCTGGTCGCCGACGAGGTCAACGTGAAGGCGGTGGAGTTCACCGACGAGGTGTCCGCGTACTGCCAGCAGGTGCTGACCGTGGTCCCGCGGGCGCTCGGTCCCCGGGTCGGCAAGGCGGTCCAGCAGGTCATCAAGGCGGTGAAGGCGGGGGAGTGGGAGCTTCACGACGGCGCCCCGGTCGCCGCCGGCGTCACCCTGGCCGAGGGCGAGTACGAGCTGCGCCTGGTCGCCGCCGACGCGGAGCACTCCGCGCCGCTGCCCGGCGGCGAGGGCGTGGTCGTGCTGGACACCCGGGTCACCCCGGAGCTGGCCGCCGAGGGGCTGGCCCGGGACGTGGTCCGGGTGGTGCAGCAGGCCCGCCGGGACGCCGACCTGGACATCTCGGACCGGATCGTGGTCTCGGTCTCGGCCTCCGAGGAGGTGCGTACGGCGGTGGCCGCGCACCTCGACTTCGTGGCCCGGGAGGTGCTCGCCGAGAGCATCGACTTCGCCGAGGGCGTCGAGGGCTTCCCCGGTGAGGTCGGCGACGGCGAGCGCGTGACGGTCGCGGTCCGCCGGGTATGA
- a CDS encoding NAD-dependent epimerase/dehydratase family protein, producing the protein MRVLVAGASGVIGVPLTRRLREHGHEVYGLTRDPGRARTLADRGVRAVVADAMDRDGLLRAVDGLAADVVIHELTALTRTPTRHSGVTQTNRLRTEGTANLLAAAEVIGAGRFLTQSIVLGYGYRDHGDRVRTEADPFGEPQGTKVDPHLSAIRATEQQAFTAPHGIALRYGMFYGGDTARLRPMLMKRRVPVANGGVLPWVHVEDAAAATVAALEQGRAGQAYNIADDEPATLAQVFTALARAFGAPAPRRLPAWLLRLAAPYAAAFAIDTNLRVSTRKAHAELGWRPAYPSYREGVATLTHG; encoded by the coding sequence GTGAGAGTTCTGGTGGCAGGCGCCAGCGGCGTGATCGGCGTGCCCCTAACCCGCAGGCTGCGCGAACATGGCCACGAGGTGTACGGCCTGACCCGCGACCCGGGCCGGGCCCGGACGCTGGCCGACCGAGGCGTGCGGGCGGTCGTCGCCGACGCGATGGACCGGGACGGGCTGCTCCGGGCCGTGGACGGGCTCGCCGCGGACGTGGTGATCCACGAGCTGACCGCGCTGACCCGGACCCCCACCCGGCACTCCGGGGTGACGCAGACCAACCGGCTGCGCACCGAGGGCACGGCGAACCTGCTGGCCGCCGCCGAGGTGATCGGCGCGGGCCGCTTCCTCACCCAGTCGATCGTGCTCGGCTACGGCTACCGGGACCACGGCGACCGGGTGCGCACCGAGGCGGACCCGTTCGGCGAGCCACAGGGCACGAAGGTGGACCCGCACCTGTCCGCGATACGCGCCACCGAGCAGCAGGCGTTCACCGCCCCGCACGGCATCGCGCTGCGCTACGGCATGTTCTACGGCGGGGACACCGCCCGGTTGCGGCCGATGCTCATGAAGCGCCGGGTGCCGGTGGCCAACGGCGGGGTGCTGCCCTGGGTGCACGTCGAAGACGCGGCGGCGGCCACCGTGGCGGCCCTCGAACAGGGCCGGGCCGGGCAGGCGTACAACATCGCCGACGACGAGCCGGCCACCCTGGCCCAGGTCTTCACCGCGCTGGCGCGGGCGTTCGGCGCGCCCGCGCCCCGGCGACTGCCAGCCTGGCTGCTCCGGCTCGCCGCCCCGTACGCGGCCGCCTTCGCCATCGACACCAACCTTCGGGTGTCCACCAGGAAGGCCCACGCGGAACTGGGCTGGCGTCCGGCGTACCCGAGCTACCGGGAGGGCGTGGCGACGCTGACCCACGGTTAG
- a CDS encoding ArsR/SmtB family transcription factor: MIRIELDEPTLARTRIAISPLWEALTSLYLLKRHPEQVPWPYTGWARHARRVLAEVPEAAPAWLLTAADLAPDFLTPIPPSPAPTLAEELAVLRATPPELIAEQASRYHDLDNLPDWLRPFVADRQATLDRLADGIQAYWDAAIAPWWPAMRAALDEEVLHRARSLAADGPDALLADLHDRVRWEQPVLTLVKSLEQSFRAVNQRLLLIPLIFSRGALACSTDHPEIVAVSYQARGAAVLAETGPPQRSAGAETDRLALLVGRGRAQVLRALARPATTAGLAATLGLAPSTVSEHLAALLAAGVAHRRRVGRRVLYGLEPAGLALVTLVGADPATASA; this comes from the coding sequence GTGATCCGGATCGAGTTGGACGAGCCCACGCTGGCCCGTACCCGGATCGCGATCAGTCCGCTCTGGGAGGCGCTGACCAGCCTCTACCTGCTGAAGCGGCACCCGGAGCAGGTGCCCTGGCCGTACACCGGCTGGGCCCGGCACGCCCGGCGGGTGCTGGCCGAGGTGCCGGAGGCGGCGCCGGCCTGGCTGCTCACCGCCGCCGACCTGGCACCGGATTTCCTCACCCCGATCCCGCCGTCGCCGGCCCCCACGCTGGCCGAGGAACTGGCCGTGCTGCGGGCCACCCCGCCCGAGCTGATCGCCGAGCAGGCCTCCCGCTACCACGACCTCGACAACCTGCCGGACTGGCTGCGCCCGTTCGTCGCCGACCGGCAGGCCACGCTGGACCGGCTCGCCGACGGCATCCAGGCGTACTGGGACGCGGCGATCGCGCCCTGGTGGCCGGCCATGCGCGCGGCGCTGGACGAGGAGGTGCTGCACCGGGCCCGGTCCCTCGCCGCCGACGGCCCGGACGCGCTCCTGGCCGACCTGCACGATCGGGTGCGTTGGGAACAGCCCGTGCTCACCCTGGTCAAATCGCTGGAGCAGAGCTTCCGAGCGGTGAACCAACGACTGCTGCTGATCCCGCTGATCTTCTCCCGGGGCGCGCTGGCCTGCTCCACCGACCATCCGGAGATCGTCGCGGTCTCCTACCAGGCCCGCGGGGCCGCGGTGCTGGCCGAGACGGGTCCCCCGCAGCGGTCGGCCGGTGCGGAAACCGACCGGCTGGCGTTGCTCGTCGGGCGGGGCCGGGCTCAGGTGTTACGGGCGCTGGCCCGGCCGGCCACCACCGCCGGCCTCGCCGCCACCCTCGGGCTCGCCCCGAGCACCGTCTCCGAGCACCTCGCCGCGCTGCTCGCCGCCGGCGTGGCGCACCGCCGCCGGGTGGGCCGGCGGGTGCTGTACGGCCTGGAACCGGCCGGCCTGGCCCTGGTCACCCTGGTCGGTGCCGACCCCGCCACGGCCTCCGCCTGA
- a CDS encoding ABC transporter ATP-binding protein, which yields MTEYAIEAAGLRRTYRSRTGWLRPQRREVEAVRGVDLTVGNGELFGLLGPNGAGKTTTIKLLNTLLIPTAGTARICGHDVVTQTREVRRRIGYVFGGDRGLYDRLSARDNLRYFAELYGVPGREQQRRIAELLELVRLDGRENERVEGYSRGMRQRLHIARGLLHRPRVLFLDEPSIGVDPVAARELRQTVADLAATGTTVLLTTHYMAEADELCDRIAVIAGGTIQALGTPAELRHHADGRQVLEVEAYGVADAQLAAIHTLPGVREASVTVTGTAQVLTVQSDSGVDVQADVLRELDGVRLGRVSARQPTLEDAYVAIVNRVDGAARPVEAVPA from the coding sequence ATGACCGAGTACGCGATCGAGGCGGCCGGGCTGCGCCGCACCTACCGCAGCCGCACGGGATGGTTGCGGCCCCAGCGCCGGGAGGTGGAGGCGGTCCGCGGCGTGGACCTGACGGTCGGCAACGGGGAGCTGTTCGGCCTGCTCGGACCGAACGGCGCCGGCAAGACCACCACCATCAAGCTGCTGAACACGCTGCTCATCCCGACCGCCGGCACCGCCCGGATCTGCGGCCACGACGTGGTCACGCAGACCCGGGAGGTACGCCGGCGGATCGGGTACGTCTTCGGCGGCGACCGGGGCCTGTACGACCGGCTCTCCGCCCGGGACAACCTGCGCTACTTCGCGGAGCTGTACGGCGTCCCGGGGCGGGAACAGCAGCGGCGCATCGCCGAGCTGCTGGAGCTGGTCCGCCTCGACGGCCGGGAGAACGAGCGGGTGGAGGGCTACTCCCGGGGCATGCGGCAGCGGCTGCACATCGCCCGGGGCCTGCTGCACCGACCGCGGGTGCTGTTCCTGGACGAGCCGTCGATCGGGGTGGACCCGGTGGCCGCCCGGGAGCTGCGGCAGACCGTCGCCGACCTCGCCGCCACCGGCACCACCGTGCTGCTGACCACCCATTACATGGCAGAGGCGGACGAGCTATGCGACCGGATCGCGGTGATCGCCGGCGGCACCATCCAGGCCCTGGGCACCCCGGCCGAGCTGCGGCACCACGCCGACGGCCGGCAGGTGCTGGAGGTCGAGGCGTACGGGGTGGCCGACGCTCAGCTCGCCGCGATCCACACCCTGCCCGGCGTACGCGAGGCGAGCGTGACCGTCACCGGCACGGCGCAGGTGCTGACCGTGCAGTCCGACTCGGGGGTGGACGTGCAGGCGGACGTGCTGCGTGAACTGGACGGGGTCCGGCTGGGCCGGGTCAGCGCCCGCCAGCCCACCCTGGAGGACGCGTACGTGGCGATCGTCAACCGGGTCGACGGGGCGGCCCGCCCGGTCGAGGCGGTGCCGGCGTGA
- a CDS encoding ABC transporter permease — MLAPRPPALMILPITLSTAVTGTYAMLATLLWGRLLYGVPLDFTHPLLFLVAVPGCILGLGMFGLLLASTFVLLRNANALTNTLEYPIWLVSGMLVPITVLPGWTGPIAAVLPTTWGARAVREAATGGPVWLSLGICLGISLGCLIAGALMMTYVERRARAAATLALA, encoded by the coding sequence ATGCTGGCGCCCCGCCCACCCGCGCTGATGATCCTGCCGATCACCCTGTCCACCGCGGTCACCGGCACGTACGCCATGCTCGCCACCCTGCTCTGGGGCCGGCTGCTCTACGGGGTGCCGCTGGACTTCACGCATCCGCTGCTCTTCCTGGTCGCCGTACCGGGCTGCATCCTCGGGCTGGGCATGTTCGGCCTGCTGCTCGCCTCCACCTTCGTGCTGCTGCGTAACGCCAACGCGCTGACCAACACGCTGGAGTACCCGATCTGGCTGGTCTCCGGGATGCTGGTGCCGATCACGGTGCTGCCCGGCTGGACCGGCCCGATCGCCGCCGTGCTGCCCACCACCTGGGGTGCCCGGGCGGTCCGCGAGGCCGCCACCGGCGGCCCGGTCTGGCTCTCGCTCGGCATCTGCCTGGGGATCAGCCTCGGCTGCCTGATCGCCGGCGCGTTGATGATGACCTACGTCGAGCGACGGGCCCGCGCCGCGGCGACCCTCGCCCTGGCCTGA
- a CDS encoding ABC transporter permease: MTALFRLIGTGGVIAYRALFNWTTPAMFIGSLLVGPIFQLLFFAYLGRQLGVADDRFYIVGNAVLAASLSCVFGGTMAVANERRFGTLGHVLLSPRSRTAVFLGRVLPYAGNGLLIAVSTLTVGALLLGLRIPVHALPALLLTLAVAALACGFFGLTLGALGLRFRDVWVVSNVSVALLLLFTGVNVPAAGLPGWMRTVGEALPITHAAHAARQLAAGEGLAAAAPSLAAELTVGLAYALLAAALLKLFDAESRHHASLDTM; this comes from the coding sequence ATGACGGCACTTTTCCGGCTGATCGGCACGGGCGGCGTGATCGCGTACCGGGCCCTGTTCAACTGGACCACCCCGGCGATGTTCATCGGCTCGCTGCTGGTCGGCCCGATCTTCCAGCTGCTCTTCTTCGCGTACCTCGGGCGGCAGCTCGGGGTCGCCGACGACCGCTTCTACATCGTCGGCAACGCGGTGCTCGCCGCCTCGCTCTCCTGCGTCTTCGGCGGCACCATGGCGGTCGCCAACGAGCGCCGCTTCGGCACCCTCGGGCATGTGCTGCTCTCACCGCGCAGCCGCACCGCCGTCTTCCTCGGCCGGGTCCTCCCGTACGCCGGAAACGGCCTGCTCATCGCGGTGAGCACGCTGACCGTCGGCGCGCTCCTGCTCGGCCTGCGGATACCCGTCCACGCCCTGCCGGCCCTGCTGCTGACCCTGGCGGTCGCCGCGCTGGCCTGCGGGTTCTTCGGCCTCACCCTGGGCGCGCTGGGGTTGCGGTTCCGGGACGTCTGGGTGGTCTCCAACGTCTCGGTGGCGCTGCTGCTCCTGTTCACCGGGGTCAACGTCCCCGCCGCCGGCCTGCCCGGCTGGATGCGGACGGTCGGCGAGGCGCTGCCGATCACCCACGCCGCTCACGCCGCCCGCCAACTGGCAGCCGGCGAGGGCCTCGCGGCGGCCGCGCCGTCACTCGCCGCCGAGCTCACCGTCGGCCTCGCCTACGCCCTGCTCGCCGCCGCGCTCCTCAAACTCTTCGACGCCGAATCCCGCCACCACGCCTCCCTGGACACCATGTGA
- a CDS encoding carboxymuconolactone decarboxylase family protein, whose protein sequence is MRRMNLPAVAPEAYQAVLGLEKYIRGNLDHTVLELVKIRASMLNGCAFCVDMHSRDALAAGESSRRLFAVAAWRDAPFFDERERTALALTDAVTRLGEHGVPDEVWDAAAKVWSEKELADLIVAIATINVWNRISVSTRNEPPIEV, encoded by the coding sequence ATGAGGCGGATGAATCTGCCGGCGGTGGCGCCGGAGGCGTACCAGGCGGTGCTCGGGCTGGAGAAGTACATCCGAGGCAACCTGGACCACACGGTGCTGGAGCTGGTGAAGATCCGGGCGTCGATGCTGAACGGCTGCGCGTTCTGCGTCGACATGCACAGCCGGGACGCGCTCGCCGCCGGCGAGTCCAGCCGGCGACTGTTCGCCGTCGCCGCGTGGCGGGACGCACCCTTCTTCGACGAGCGGGAGCGCACCGCGCTGGCGCTCACCGACGCCGTCACCCGGCTCGGGGAGCACGGCGTGCCGGACGAGGTGTGGGACGCCGCGGCGAAGGTCTGGTCGGAGAAGGAGCTGGCCGACCTGATCGTCGCGATCGCCACAATCAACGTATGGAACCGAATCTCGGTGAGCACCCGGAACGAGCCACCGATCGAGGTGTGA
- the sigJ gene encoding RNA polymerase sigma factor SigJ, translating into MEPNLGEHPERATDRGVTTVEATQAAGALTAHRPMLLGLAYRLLGSLHDAEDVLQEAYLRWLDVDRESVAEPRRYLARVVTRLALDRLRARQANRETYVGPWLPEPVHTGAAAPFGPLDTVELRETLSTALLHLLEQLTPPERAVYVLHTAFALPYAEIGDLLDRSAADCRQLHHRAVARLADGRRRFTAGPAEQRRLLDAFLAAARDGDLARLTELVAADATAWSDGGGRVRAARNPIHGVDRVARFFAGIYGRRRPGVTATPVELNGAPALLLDWPSGVRHTLGVTAADGRITGLYLITNPDKLTGLPD; encoded by the coding sequence ATGGAACCGAATCTCGGTGAGCACCCGGAACGAGCCACCGATCGAGGTGTGACCACCGTCGAGGCGACGCAGGCAGCCGGTGCGCTCACCGCGCACCGGCCGATGCTGCTCGGGCTCGCGTACCGGCTGCTCGGGAGCCTGCACGACGCCGAGGACGTGCTCCAGGAGGCGTACCTGCGCTGGCTGGACGTCGACCGGGAGTCGGTCGCCGAGCCCCGCCGGTACCTGGCCCGGGTGGTGACCCGGCTGGCCCTGGACCGGCTGCGCGCCCGGCAGGCCAACCGGGAGACGTACGTCGGTCCGTGGCTGCCCGAGCCGGTGCACACCGGGGCGGCCGCCCCGTTCGGGCCGCTGGACACCGTGGAGCTGCGGGAGACGCTCTCCACCGCGCTGCTGCACCTGCTGGAGCAGCTCACCCCGCCCGAGCGTGCGGTGTACGTGCTGCACACCGCGTTCGCCCTGCCGTACGCCGAGATCGGCGACCTGCTGGACCGGTCGGCGGCGGACTGCCGGCAGCTGCACCACCGCGCGGTGGCCCGGCTCGCCGACGGGCGGCGGCGCTTCACCGCGGGGCCGGCCGAGCAGCGGCGGCTGCTGGACGCCTTCCTGGCCGCGGCCCGCGACGGCGACCTGGCCCGGCTGACCGAGCTGGTCGCGGCCGACGCCACCGCCTGGTCGGACGGCGGCGGCCGGGTACGCGCGGCCCGCAACCCGATCCACGGCGTGGACCGGGTCGCCCGCTTCTTCGCCGGCATCTACGGCCGGCGCCGCCCCGGGGTCACGGCGACGCCGGTCGAGCTGAACGGCGCGCCCGCGCTGCTGCTGGACTGGCCGTCCGGGGTCCGCCACACGCTCGGCGTCACCGCCGCCGACGGCCGGATCACCGGCCTCTACCTGATCACCAACCCGGACAAGTTGACCGGTCTCCCCGACTGA
- the ndk gene encoding nucleoside-diphosphate kinase: MSNSSPDERTLVLIKPDAVRRGLVGEILARFERKGLRIDALESRTMDGDFADQHYAEHVDKPFYPPLKAFMTGGPLVALVLAGDQVIEVVRGMIGSTDGRKAAAGTIRGDFSLSNRENLVHASDSVDSAKREIALWFPELG; this comes from the coding sequence GTGTCCAACAGCAGCCCGGACGAGCGCACGCTCGTACTGATCAAGCCTGACGCGGTCCGCCGCGGTCTGGTGGGCGAGATCCTCGCCCGGTTCGAGCGCAAGGGCCTGCGGATCGACGCGCTGGAGTCCCGGACCATGGACGGCGACTTCGCCGACCAGCACTACGCCGAGCACGTGGACAAGCCGTTCTACCCGCCGCTGAAGGCGTTCATGACCGGCGGTCCGCTGGTGGCCCTGGTGCTCGCCGGCGACCAGGTGATCGAGGTGGTCCGCGGGATGATCGGCAGCACCGACGGCCGCAAGGCGGCGGCCGGCACCATCCGGGGCGACTTCTCCCTGTCCAACCGGGAGAACCTGGTGCACGCCTCCGACTCGGTCGACAGCGCCAAGCGGGAGATCGCCCTCTGGTTCCCCGAGCTGGGCTGA